One Mycobacterium marseillense DNA window includes the following coding sequences:
- a CDS encoding heavy metal-responsive transcriptional regulator — translation MKIGELAKLTKTSTKTIRFYEDSGLLPSPARSASGYRDYGPEIVDRLRFIHRGQAAGLTLQKVRQILAIHDRGEVPCGHVRQVLHSRLDQVRAQIAELVALEGHLQTLLDRASRHTPTKHDHSTVCWILENDLDAPAGVELTDARGQYS, via the coding sequence ATGAAGATCGGCGAGCTGGCCAAACTGACCAAGACCAGCACCAAGACGATCCGCTTCTACGAGGACTCGGGGCTGTTACCGTCGCCCGCACGCAGCGCTTCGGGGTATCGCGACTATGGACCCGAGATCGTGGATCGGCTGCGGTTCATCCATCGCGGTCAAGCGGCCGGGTTGACCCTGCAGAAGGTTCGCCAAATCTTGGCGATTCATGACCGCGGCGAGGTGCCGTGCGGGCACGTCCGCCAAGTCCTGCACAGCCGCCTTGACCAAGTCCGCGCCCAGATCGCCGAACTCGTCGCGCTTGAGGGTCACTTGCAGACTCTTCTCGACCGTGCATCGCGCCATACGCCGACCAAACATGACCATTCCACGGTGTGCTGGATCTTGGAAAACGATCTGGACGCCCCAGCCGGCGTCGAACTCACGGACGCCCGTGGTCAGTACAGCTAG
- a CDS encoding anti-sigma factor family protein, translating into MMTLLRGLGPPGDNHLHAMWDAAYVLGSLSATDWREFEAHMAGCPQCRQAVAELSGIPAMLAQLARSDIGAINEADHPAGATEMPPDLLPSMLAAVRSHRVRSRAMIWVGSAAAAVILTIGVLIGVNGRFPTSPPQAALPMDQIGTTLLASTVSLSGQQWGTNIALKFVCLAPPDAPHDTVALVVVGRDGSQTRLATWVAIPGHTATPTGSISMPVTQIAAVQVVLADNGHVMLQRSI; encoded by the coding sequence ATGATGACATTGTTACGCGGACTTGGCCCGCCTGGTGACAACCACCTCCATGCGATGTGGGATGCCGCGTACGTCTTGGGATCACTGTCGGCCACCGATTGGCGGGAATTCGAGGCCCACATGGCCGGCTGCCCGCAATGCCGTCAGGCCGTTGCCGAGCTCAGCGGCATTCCGGCCATGCTGGCGCAGCTCGCCCGCAGTGACATTGGTGCGATCAACGAGGCAGACCACCCAGCCGGAGCAACCGAGATGCCGCCGGATTTGCTGCCGTCGATGCTGGCCGCGGTCCGTTCGCACCGCGTTCGAAGCCGCGCGATGATCTGGGTGGGCTCGGCTGCCGCTGCCGTCATCCTGACGATCGGTGTGTTAATTGGGGTTAATGGCAGGTTCCCGACTTCGCCGCCACAGGCGGCGCTGCCGATGGACCAAATCGGTACGACCCTGCTGGCGTCGACAGTGTCACTTAGCGGCCAGCAATGGGGTACAAACATCGCGCTGAAGTTCGTGTGCCTAGCTCCACCCGATGCTCCTCACGATACGGTGGCGTTGGTCGTCGTGGGCCGCGACGGCAGCCAGACCCGGCTGGCGACGTGGGTGGCGATCCCAGGCCATACGGCGACGCCCACCGGTAGCATTTCGATGCCGGTAACCCAGATCGCCGCAGTACAAGTGGTTTTGGCCGACAACGGCCACGTGATGCTCCAGCGCTCGATCTAG